The Salinispora tropica CNB-440 genome has a window encoding:
- the dcm gene encoding DNA cytosine methyltransferase, translated as MTENTVERRRAGYGVKLVRGPFVRLAPHPEACENDDEFLRFAKACRERGERLAADLFSGAGGLSLGLTEAGFRVVLAADRDPESVETHRHHYPGLTLDYDLGESANIRRIAALVKEAGIELLTGGPPCQPFSRAGRSLIRHQVRHGLRPAHDERRDLWHSFLEVIQLATPAAVIMENVPDMALDREMFILRTMVHELESIGYAVEEQVVDTLRYGVPQFRQRLILVALRDGVAFDWPPEVPDRVSVWNAIGDLPEVEGGWRPEGGADGWSDYTGPASAFQRQMRQGVAPVDTGKVFDHITRPVREDDQRAFDMMDAGTRYSELPEDVKRYRDDIFDDKYKRLSEDTYSRTITAHIAKDGYWYIHPRQDRTLTVREAARLQTFPDWFRFAGPPSAAFRQIGNAVPPALGTQLGRAVMAALDALRPTPYRSRDIAHALATWFDDLSEPALPWLRARTRWQVISAEMLLDRTAPEQVRILWSLLERWEQPQDTVDAGDELVEIGRWINREHRAERLLELARTLTSQPDLLDDYKIHSLRGVDASVIDLAVLAIPTRDEDNAEEPVLITKGTHRVAARFTGEHVERSHRMTAGRLAVARMIGDDADARRAHLGLIELATSVCRPTDPACPRCPLNRACSEAAKRGSRIERQPVVSP; from the coding sequence ATGACGGAAAATACCGTCGAACGGCGTCGGGCAGGCTACGGCGTCAAACTCGTACGTGGCCCGTTCGTACGCCTGGCGCCACACCCCGAGGCATGCGAGAACGACGACGAGTTCCTCCGCTTCGCAAAAGCGTGCCGTGAGCGGGGCGAGCGGCTGGCAGCGGACCTGTTCAGCGGCGCGGGTGGTCTGAGCCTGGGTCTCACCGAGGCCGGTTTCCGTGTGGTCCTGGCGGCCGACCGCGACCCAGAGTCCGTCGAGACACATCGTCATCACTACCCGGGCCTCACCCTCGACTACGACCTGGGAGAGTCCGCCAACATCCGGCGAATCGCCGCTCTGGTCAAGGAGGCGGGGATCGAGCTGCTGACCGGCGGCCCACCATGCCAACCCTTCTCCCGAGCGGGCCGGTCACTGATCCGTCACCAGGTCCGTCACGGTCTCCGCCCGGCACATGACGAACGCCGGGACCTCTGGCACTCGTTCCTGGAGGTCATTCAGCTGGCCACACCCGCCGCCGTGATCATGGAAAACGTCCCCGACATGGCACTCGATCGGGAGATGTTCATCCTCCGCACCATGGTGCACGAACTGGAGTCGATCGGTTACGCCGTCGAGGAACAGGTCGTCGACACCCTCCGTTACGGCGTACCCCAGTTCCGCCAGCGATTGATCCTGGTTGCACTGCGAGACGGAGTCGCCTTCGACTGGCCGCCGGAGGTACCGGACCGGGTGTCGGTGTGGAACGCGATCGGCGACCTACCCGAGGTCGAGGGCGGCTGGAGGCCCGAGGGTGGTGCCGACGGCTGGTCAGACTACACCGGCCCCGCTTCCGCCTTTCAGAGGCAGATGCGTCAGGGTGTTGCACCGGTGGACACGGGCAAGGTCTTCGACCACATCACCCGGCCCGTACGCGAGGACGACCAGCGCGCCTTCGACATGATGGACGCCGGCACCCGATACTCAGAACTGCCGGAGGACGTCAAGCGCTACCGCGACGACATCTTCGACGACAAGTACAAGCGCCTGAGCGAGGACACCTACTCCCGCACTATCACCGCGCACATCGCCAAGGATGGCTACTGGTACATCCATCCCCGACAGGACCGCACACTGACGGTGCGTGAGGCCGCGCGGCTGCAGACCTTCCCCGACTGGTTCCGCTTCGCCGGCCCACCGTCGGCCGCGTTCCGTCAGATCGGCAACGCCGTACCCCCGGCGCTGGGCACCCAGCTCGGACGCGCCGTGATGGCAGCGCTGGACGCCCTCAGGCCAACTCCGTACCGCAGCCGCGACATAGCCCACGCCCTCGCCACCTGGTTCGACGACCTCAGCGAGCCGGCCCTCCCGTGGCTGCGCGCTCGGACACGGTGGCAGGTCATCTCCGCGGAGATGCTTCTCGACCGGACAGCACCCGAGCAGGTTCGAATCCTCTGGTCACTGCTCGAACGATGGGAGCAGCCACAGGACACCGTCGACGCCGGCGACGAACTCGTCGAGATCGGGCGGTGGATCAACCGCGAGCACCGCGCGGAGCGGCTGCTCGAACTGGCGCGCACGCTCACCTCGCAACCAGACCTGCTCGACGACTACAAGATCCACAGCCTTCGCGGGGTCGACGCCTCGGTGATCGACCTTGCTGTCCTCGCGATCCCAACCCGCGACGAAGACAACGCGGAGGAACCCGTCCTCATCACCAAGGGCACTCACCGCGTCGCCGCCCGCTTCACCGGCGAGCACGTCGAACGCAGCCACAGAATGACAGCAGGGCGTCTGGCCGTTGCCCGAATGATCGGCGATGACGCCGACGCGCGGCGAGCACACCTCGGCCTGATCGAGCTGGCCACCTCCGTCTGCCGCCCGACCGACCCTGCCTGCCCACGCTGCCCCCTCAACAGGGCATGCAGCGAGGCTGCCAAACGGGGCAGTCGGATCGAACGGCAGCCGGTGGTCAGTCCCTGA
- a CDS encoding AIPR family protein — protein MAEPDVSAYAHGLIEDVRAQAEIEGCDLHEAFTQLMLDQLAADGHTEDAVAVHFKDHGVEVSGYGAATDDRSLDLFLTYYSPRADDDHKIGRADVEAAFRRLENFLSHCLRGTLARRDPSSEVVAMRDAVTDKFGRVESIRLVLVTNARSVARDAVAPMSFEGRHVTRELWDLRRLANWSASGNKAEPIVAEFPAGLPCLATPRTDEDYSVLLAIVPARGLADLYSTHGARLLELNVRSFLQVRGAVNRGILDTLRGNPERFLAYNNGIAATASRVDFENTPSGQRVIRRIHGLQIVNGGQTTATIHHAYRYKVDVDAAHVQMKLTVVSPDRLDDIVPQISAYSNTQNRVTASDLKANSAFHVDVERIMRTLWAPPSASHPHDTHWFYERARGQYANALTREGTPARQKVFKAANPPAQKFTKSDLAKFEHSWARQPHLVSLGAEKNFTLFSQRLDEHPPAVDKQYCRHLVAKAILFRKVDKLVARQNFGGYKANIVTYTVAKLVQATRGRVDLDHIWRTQDLTSALQDAVTDLSMLVHKVITSPPEGRTNVGEWTKRPECWSAVQDLDWTPPPALEAELVDLDTYSTNMDLIRGTAATDWTDLAAWGAETGYLDAEHRRSSAEIAQALDQGWDPAGKYIRGALEAMRQGRRNGFRRVNGF, from the coding sequence GTGGCTGAGCCGGATGTCAGCGCCTACGCGCACGGCCTCATCGAGGATGTCAGGGCCCAGGCCGAGATCGAGGGTTGCGACCTGCACGAGGCCTTCACCCAGTTGATGCTCGACCAGCTGGCTGCCGACGGGCACACCGAGGATGCCGTGGCGGTGCACTTCAAGGACCACGGTGTCGAGGTGAGCGGCTACGGTGCCGCGACCGACGACCGGTCGCTGGACCTCTTCCTCACCTACTACAGCCCCCGCGCCGACGACGACCACAAGATCGGGCGTGCCGACGTCGAGGCGGCGTTCAGGCGCTTGGAAAACTTCCTGTCCCACTGTCTGCGGGGCACCCTGGCGAGACGGGACCCGTCCTCCGAGGTAGTCGCCATGCGCGACGCCGTCACCGACAAGTTCGGCAGGGTCGAGTCGATCCGTCTGGTGCTGGTGACCAACGCGCGCAGCGTCGCACGGGACGCCGTCGCGCCCATGTCGTTCGAGGGGCGGCACGTCACCCGCGAGTTGTGGGACCTGCGCCGGTTGGCGAACTGGTCGGCGTCCGGCAACAAGGCCGAACCGATCGTGGCGGAGTTCCCGGCGGGTCTGCCGTGCTTGGCCACCCCCCGTACGGACGAGGACTACTCGGTACTTCTCGCCATCGTGCCGGCCCGTGGCCTCGCCGATCTGTATTCGACTCACGGTGCCAGGCTCCTAGAGCTGAACGTCCGCTCGTTCCTGCAGGTCCGCGGAGCGGTCAACCGAGGAATCCTCGACACACTGAGGGGGAACCCGGAGCGATTCCTCGCCTACAACAACGGCATTGCTGCCACTGCCTCGAGGGTGGACTTCGAAAACACCCCGTCGGGACAGAGGGTGATCCGTCGTATCCATGGCCTACAGATCGTCAATGGCGGGCAGACCACCGCCACCATCCACCACGCATACCGCTACAAGGTCGACGTCGACGCGGCGCACGTGCAGATGAAGCTGACGGTCGTGTCACCGGACCGGCTTGACGACATCGTTCCGCAGATCTCGGCCTACTCCAACACCCAGAACCGCGTCACCGCCTCCGACCTGAAGGCGAACAGCGCGTTCCACGTGGACGTCGAACGCATCATGCGTACCCTTTGGGCTCCACCCAGCGCCTCACACCCCCACGACACGCACTGGTTCTACGAGCGCGCCCGCGGCCAGTACGCCAACGCCCTGACCCGTGAGGGCACGCCCGCACGGCAGAAGGTGTTCAAGGCCGCCAACCCGCCCGCCCAGAAGTTCACCAAGTCGGACCTCGCCAAGTTCGAACACTCCTGGGCCAGGCAGCCACACCTTGTCAGCCTGGGTGCAGAGAAGAACTTCACCCTGTTCTCGCAACGCCTCGATGAACATCCCCCTGCCGTGGACAAGCAGTACTGCCGGCATCTGGTGGCCAAGGCGATCCTGTTCCGAAAGGTTGACAAGCTCGTCGCCAGGCAGAACTTCGGCGGCTACAAGGCGAACATCGTCACCTACACCGTCGCCAAACTGGTCCAGGCGACACGGGGAAGAGTCGACCTCGACCATATCTGGCGCACCCAGGACCTGACGTCCGCCCTGCAGGACGCCGTAACCGACCTGTCCATGCTCGTGCACAAGGTCATCACATCGCCTCCCGAGGGCCGCACCAACGTCGGCGAGTGGACCAAGAGGCCGGAGTGCTGGAGCGCCGTACAGGATCTCGACTGGACTCCGCCGCCAGCGCTGGAGGCGGAGCTCGTCGACCTCGACACCTACAGCACCAACATGGACCTGATCAGGGGCACCGCTGCCACCGACTGGACCGACCTCGCCGCCTGGGGCGCCGAAACCGGGTATCTCGACGCCGAGCACCGCAGGTCCTCGGCAGAGATCGCCCAAGCCCTCGACCAGGGTTGGGATCCCGCCGGCAAGTACATACGGGGTGCGCTGGAGGCCATGCGCCAGGGTAGACGCAACGGGTTCCGTCGCGTCAACGGATTCTGA
- a CDS encoding ATP-binding protein codes for MDALGRNHSLETALADLVDNSLDAGATEILIRFVQWGTRLVGLYVVDNGRGIAPESIDDAMTVGGQRQYTGNDLGHFGLGLKAASFSQAASLTVLSRAAGRKPVGRRWQLDLVRHSFDCDIVPDSFVAAELNRDWQLPNGSSGTVVRWDSVSGFPSSDDPEQVDEFLSRTVSHLQGHLGLTFHRILSDRGVRIVIDVEDADLGPGVRHPVTPIDPFAYPDTLAGWPKQLRAPIDGAKVVLDCHIWPRRSNAPEYRLPGGAETRQGLYFYRRGRLLHAGGWEGIHAPDTRLQLARVRIDIDGDTAGLFVMNPEKSRVSAGPRFAPAVAAAHADDGTTITDYLQAAEAAWAAANRRRTARRSAALPPGKGFHPKVAREIRDELPLLHEDPVNIQWKRFTTDAFLEFDRDTRTLWLNRAYRQALLGGRRGGGNDLPVLKALLFLLAGNVFEGAHFGARDKDNIELWQEVLTVAAKAERSTFEARQ; via the coding sequence TTGGACGCCCTCGGCCGCAACCACTCGCTGGAAACCGCTCTGGCCGACTTGGTCGACAACTCCCTCGACGCCGGCGCAACCGAAATCCTCATCCGGTTCGTCCAATGGGGCACCCGGCTGGTCGGCCTCTACGTCGTCGACAACGGTCGCGGCATAGCACCCGAGAGCATCGATGACGCGATGACCGTCGGCGGGCAACGCCAGTACACGGGGAATGACCTCGGCCACTTCGGCCTCGGGTTGAAAGCGGCATCTTTCAGTCAGGCAGCCAGCCTCACCGTGCTCTCGCGCGCAGCCGGACGTAAGCCGGTCGGACGACGCTGGCAGCTCGACCTCGTGCGGCATAGCTTCGACTGCGACATCGTTCCTGATTCGTTCGTCGCCGCCGAACTCAACCGCGACTGGCAACTCCCGAACGGCTCCTCGGGTACAGTCGTGCGGTGGGACAGCGTCAGCGGTTTTCCCTCCTCGGACGACCCCGAGCAGGTCGACGAGTTTCTGAGTCGCACGGTCTCGCATCTGCAGGGACACCTCGGCCTGACCTTCCACCGCATACTCTCCGACCGCGGTGTGCGGATCGTTATCGATGTGGAGGACGCGGACCTCGGCCCCGGCGTCCGCCATCCGGTAACGCCGATCGATCCCTTTGCCTACCCCGACACCCTGGCTGGCTGGCCGAAACAGCTGAGGGCGCCGATCGACGGGGCAAAAGTGGTTCTCGACTGCCACATCTGGCCGCGCCGCTCCAACGCACCTGAATACCGGCTTCCCGGTGGGGCCGAGACGCGGCAGGGCCTGTACTTCTACCGCCGTGGCCGACTCCTGCACGCCGGAGGCTGGGAGGGCATCCACGCGCCCGACACCCGACTCCAGCTTGCCCGAGTCCGCATCGACATCGACGGCGACACCGCGGGACTGTTCGTCATGAACCCCGAGAAGTCCCGGGTGTCGGCCGGACCCCGCTTCGCCCCTGCCGTCGCCGCGGCACACGCCGACGATGGCACCACGATCACCGACTACCTCCAAGCCGCAGAAGCGGCGTGGGCCGCCGCCAACCGCCGCAGGACCGCACGGCGCAGTGCCGCTTTACCACCCGGCAAGGGTTTCCATCCCAAAGTTGCTCGCGAGATCCGCGACGAGCTGCCCCTGCTCCACGAGGACCCCGTCAACATCCAGTGGAAGCGGTTCACGACGGATGCATTCCTCGAGTTCGACCGCGACACCAGAACGCTGTGGCTCAATCGGGCGTACCGGCAGGCCCTGCTCGGTGGCCGACGCGGCGGCGGCAATGATCTGCCGGTGCTGAAGGCTCTGCTGTTCCTCCTCGCCGGCAACGTCTTCGAGGGCGCCCACTTCGGTGCCCGCGACAAGGACAACATCGAGCTCTGGCAGGAAGTCCTGACCGTTGCCGCGAAGGCGGAGAGATCGACCTTCGAGGCCCGCCAGTGA
- a CDS encoding PD-(D/E)XK motif protein yields MTTAADRHLSTDSFSTYLHTRAPIDHPIPGSPRVVLFVDPHTSRVGLRGPATPHEIPPAGLEHLTAQAVHHGGQRMIEIAVTDPRLFVDAYPLLCAVADRVQLDQQTLTAALAETLRRLGHLLQTEDVLPQENETGLVGELLVLAGLVYAVGPDTALTAWRGGRAEEHDFGLDEHDVEVKTTMSERRSHWVSSLTQMVATGDRPLWLVSLQITTAGSGGRSLPELITAVRALLPTTMQHHEFDGLLCASGWRDRYTATCQRRWRLRTPPRVFAVTEAFPRLTPRLLAHAGVEVTHVTDVRYRLDLTDLTGDETPQILNDALTRGQRELP; encoded by the coding sequence GTGACCACCGCAGCAGACCGTCACCTCAGCACCGACAGCTTCAGCACCTACCTCCACACCCGGGCCCCGATCGACCACCCCATTCCTGGATCACCGCGGGTGGTGCTCTTCGTCGACCCTCACACCTCCCGTGTCGGGCTTCGCGGACCGGCAACGCCCCACGAGATTCCACCAGCCGGACTCGAACACCTCACCGCCCAGGCCGTCCACCACGGTGGACAACGCATGATCGAGATTGCCGTCACCGACCCACGGCTGTTCGTGGACGCCTACCCGCTGCTGTGCGCCGTCGCCGACCGGGTCCAGCTGGACCAGCAGACACTGACCGCCGCGCTCGCTGAGACCCTGCGCCGCCTGGGCCACCTCCTACAAACAGAGGATGTCCTCCCGCAGGAGAATGAGACCGGGCTCGTTGGGGAACTGCTCGTCCTCGCAGGCCTCGTGTACGCCGTCGGACCTGACACCGCGCTGACAGCATGGCGCGGCGGGCGAGCCGAGGAACACGACTTCGGGCTGGACGAGCACGACGTCGAGGTCAAGACCACGATGTCCGAACGACGCTCACACTGGGTCTCCTCGCTGACCCAGATGGTCGCGACAGGGGACCGGCCGCTCTGGCTGGTGTCCCTGCAGATCACCACAGCGGGCAGCGGCGGACGCTCCCTTCCGGAACTCATCACGGCAGTCCGCGCCCTCCTGCCCACCACGATGCAGCATCACGAGTTCGACGGCCTGTTGTGCGCCTCGGGCTGGCGTGACCGATACACGGCCACTTGCCAGCGTCGATGGCGACTACGAACCCCTCCCCGGGTATTCGCGGTCACCGAGGCGTTTCCCCGCCTGACGCCGAGGCTGCTTGCGCACGCCGGTGTCGAGGTCACCCACGTGACCGATGTCCGTTACCGGCTGGATCTGACCGACCTCACCGGCGACGAGACGCCACAGATCCTGAATGACGCACTCACGAGGGGACAACGGGAATTGCCATGA
- a CDS encoding Z1 domain-containing protein encodes MSDTVTTAYSAALDAMQRTGPKRLHALAAMLGADTPDIADGSALLAHLRDAGPEDALRQQIAHTLAGWDHEQSSAPWTEGTINNTAERRAAVIAALAVEDPTADLIADLFPYAVADGVIVIADDWEEWRTPQRRAERTFYWAHYHRYLLDKWRNPDAVADLDRATEEVVRRLSDPTRPVAYQAKGLVVGYVQSGKTANFTGVVAKAVDAGYRLVIVLTGTTNMLRAQTQRRLDIELCGRENIEREISPHDQKAHEYQNDPDWKGDRFVRHGGRPSDAGYPDIHRLSNHAGDYRRLKMGFSVLEFRGRERNRKFFDPANLHTSDARLVVAKKNASVLEALVADLGRISDRLGEVPVLIVDDESDQASVNTVSPKKWKEDSKKRTAINRLIGQLLRMMPRAQYVGYTATPYANVFIDPSDVEDIFPRDFLISLPRPDGYMGAEDFHDFDVELPLDQRPLTTSKERAHVRYLGDEPDDSELRCAVDMFVLTGALKLYRQRHGTSYRHHTMLVHEAMGKDSHRQTAELIGHLWNAAGYYQPTGLARLRDLYHTDVLPVSRAQAPTLLTPNNFDDLRDDIGDALRLISPADRNGSPVIVVNSDTDLEKQQESLDFDQREIWRILVGGNKLARGFTVEGLTVTYYRRTTAQVDTLMQMGRWFGFRPGYRDLVRLYTTPDLHDMFEAACRDEDFLRRELRQYAAPTGGSPQLTPRQIPPLIAQHRPDLRPTGRNKMWNAMLVLKSSPGRPMEPVAFPSTVAKVKHNLEQWKPLIAAATERTVRFAVPGAKTTYTAGVAAISHPTLLTVLCNLKWLADDTFQPELAWLRRLSTDQLARWVVFLPQQTRSTTRRVVAGHGPISVFERQRTSSGASFRVFSEERHRNAAMRIAGIETPIPDSEADALRGRATGAIILYPTVEKDNLEPGEDGAVADEKVTVGFHLVTPLSAVPAGGKLMHWATLDKMNPRALVVDAL; translated from the coding sequence ATGAGTGACACCGTCACCACCGCGTACAGCGCCGCGCTTGACGCGATGCAGCGCACCGGCCCCAAGCGTCTGCACGCGCTGGCCGCCATGCTGGGCGCCGACACCCCCGACATTGCCGACGGCTCCGCGCTGCTGGCCCACCTACGCGACGCTGGGCCCGAGGACGCCCTGCGCCAGCAGATCGCGCACACGCTGGCCGGGTGGGATCACGAGCAGAGCAGTGCCCCATGGACCGAAGGCACCATCAACAACACCGCCGAACGCCGCGCGGCGGTGATCGCCGCGCTCGCCGTCGAGGACCCTACAGCGGACCTGATCGCCGACCTGTTCCCCTACGCCGTCGCAGACGGGGTCATCGTCATCGCCGACGACTGGGAGGAGTGGCGCACCCCGCAACGCCGTGCCGAGCGCACCTTCTACTGGGCGCACTACCATCGCTACCTGCTCGACAAGTGGCGCAACCCCGACGCCGTCGCCGACCTCGACAGGGCCACCGAAGAGGTCGTCCGGCGTCTGTCCGACCCTACCCGACCCGTCGCCTATCAGGCCAAGGGCCTTGTCGTCGGATACGTCCAGAGCGGCAAGACCGCCAACTTCACCGGCGTCGTGGCCAAAGCCGTCGATGCCGGATACCGACTCGTCATCGTCCTGACCGGCACCACCAACATGCTGCGCGCCCAGACCCAGCGACGCCTCGACATCGAACTGTGTGGTCGGGAGAACATCGAACGGGAGATCTCCCCCCACGACCAAAAGGCCCACGAGTACCAGAACGACCCCGACTGGAAGGGCGACCGGTTCGTCCGTCACGGAGGACGGCCCTCCGACGCCGGATACCCCGACATCCACCGGCTGAGCAACCACGCTGGCGACTACAGGCGGCTCAAGATGGGCTTCTCCGTCCTCGAGTTCAGGGGACGTGAGCGAAACCGCAAATTCTTCGACCCGGCGAACCTACACACCAGCGACGCCCGTCTCGTCGTCGCCAAAAAGAACGCCTCTGTCCTCGAGGCGCTGGTGGCGGACCTGGGTCGCATCAGCGACCGCCTCGGCGAGGTCCCCGTTCTCATCGTCGACGACGAGTCCGACCAAGCCTCGGTCAACACAGTCAGCCCGAAGAAGTGGAAGGAGGACAGCAAGAAGCGCACCGCGATCAACCGGCTCATCGGGCAGCTGCTGCGGATGATGCCCCGCGCGCAATACGTCGGCTACACCGCCACCCCGTACGCCAACGTCTTCATCGACCCCTCGGACGTCGAGGACATCTTCCCGCGCGACTTCCTCATCTCGCTGCCCCGACCCGACGGCTACATGGGGGCGGAGGACTTCCACGACTTCGACGTCGAACTGCCCCTCGACCAACGACCGCTCACCACGTCGAAAGAACGGGCCCACGTTCGCTACCTCGGCGACGAACCCGACGACAGCGAACTACGCTGTGCCGTCGACATGTTCGTCCTCACCGGCGCCCTCAAGCTGTACCGACAACGACACGGCACCTCCTACCGGCACCACACCATGCTCGTTCACGAGGCGATGGGCAAGGACTCCCACCGACAGACCGCCGAGCTGATCGGCCACCTGTGGAACGCCGCCGGCTACTACCAGCCCACCGGACTAGCCCGGCTCCGCGACCTTTACCACACCGACGTTCTCCCCGTCTCCCGCGCACAGGCACCCACACTGCTCACACCGAACAACTTCGACGACCTGCGCGACGACATCGGCGACGCACTGCGGCTGATCAGCCCCGCCGACCGTAACGGCAGCCCGGTCATCGTCGTGAACAGCGACACCGACCTCGAAAAGCAGCAGGAGAGCCTCGACTTCGACCAGCGCGAGATCTGGCGGATCCTCGTCGGCGGTAACAAGCTCGCCCGCGGCTTCACCGTCGAAGGGCTGACCGTCACCTACTACCGGCGCACCACAGCTCAGGTTGACACTCTCATGCAGATGGGCCGCTGGTTCGGCTTCCGACCCGGCTACCGAGACCTGGTCCGCCTCTATACCACCCCCGACCTGCACGACATGTTCGAGGCCGCCTGCCGCGACGAGGACTTCCTCCGACGAGAACTGCGCCAGTACGCTGCGCCGACCGGCGGCTCTCCGCAGCTGACCCCCCGGCAGATCCCACCCCTGATCGCCCAGCACCGTCCGGACCTACGACCGACCGGGCGAAACAAGATGTGGAACGCCATGCTCGTCCTGAAGAGCTCGCCCGGCAGGCCAATGGAACCTGTGGCATTCCCTTCGACCGTGGCGAAAGTGAAACACAACCTCGAACAGTGGAAGCCGCTGATAGCTGCCGCAACTGAGCGAACGGTCAGGTTCGCAGTGCCAGGGGCCAAGACCACCTACACGGCGGGAGTGGCAGCCATCAGCCACCCGACGCTCCTCACCGTACTTTGCAACCTCAAGTGGCTGGCTGACGACACCTTCCAGCCCGAACTCGCGTGGCTACGCCGGCTGAGCACCGACCAACTCGCACGGTGGGTTGTTTTCCTACCCCAGCAAACCAGGTCTACCACCCGGCGCGTTGTTGCCGGTCACGGACCGATCAGCGTATTCGAACGCCAACGCACATCGTCTGGTGCATCGTTCCGTGTGTTTAGCGAGGAAAGACACCGCAATGCGGCCATGAGGATCGCTGGCATCGAGACGCCGATCCCGGACTCCGAGGCCGACGCACTCAGGGGCAGGGCCACCGGTGCGATCATCCTCTACCCGACCGTCGAAAAGGACAACCTTGAGCCCGGGGAGGATGGAGCTGTCGCTGATGAGAAGGTCACTGTTGGCTTCCATCTTGTCACTCCCCTCAGCGCGGTGCCCGCTGGCGGAAAGCTGATGCACTGGGCGACCTTGGACAAGATGAATCCGAGAGCGCTAGTAGTCGATGCACTATGA
- a CDS encoding SitI3 family protein codes for MAVEYRLTLAGDIPLEQVAELAAPEAVETSTASGGRMLSADLNDERGYVVDITGGRHGYYSAEDDGGALWEWEPKTYVDVSFYMRKDTLADRGKTHMLAAVARTLAGRAEDAALTLNGDVLMLTRVAGTLRKHNTHGWCCRDVPSIVGGHMTSAEVYP; via the coding sequence GTGGCTGTCGAGTACCGGCTGACGCTGGCAGGCGACATCCCGCTCGAACAGGTGGCGGAACTGGCCGCTCCGGAAGCGGTCGAGACGTCCACGGCGTCTGGCGGCAGAATGCTCAGCGCCGACCTGAACGACGAGCGCGGGTACGTCGTGGACATCACCGGCGGCCGGCACGGCTACTACAGTGCCGAGGACGACGGTGGCGCTTTGTGGGAATGGGAGCCGAAGACCTACGTCGACGTCAGCTTCTACATGCGCAAGGACACCCTGGCCGACAGAGGCAAAACCCACATGCTGGCGGCCGTGGCCAGGACCCTCGCCGGCAGGGCCGAGGACGCGGCCCTGACCCTCAACGGCGACGTGCTGATGCTGACCCGTGTCGCCGGCACCCTTCGAAAGCACAACACCCACGGCTGGTGTTGTCGAGACGTTCCGTCAATCGTTGGCGGTCACATGACGTCGGCGGAGGTATATCCTTAA